From the Bacteroidota bacterium genome, the window TAAATTATTTTCAGCAGGGAAGCGATTACTTACCGGCGAAAGTCTGTTTATGACTGCCTTTACGAATACCGGAACCGGAAAAAAAAGAGCCATGTTTGCAGCACCTTATTGCGGTAAAATTATTGCCATGGATTTGTTTCAATTGCAAGGAAAAGTGATTTGCCAGAAAGATGCCTTTTTATGTGCCGCCAAAGGAGTTAGCGTGGGTATTGAATTTCAAAAGAAACTAGGCACAGGAATTTTTGGAGGAGAAGGATTTATCATGCAAAAATTAGAAGGTGATGGAATGGCCTTTGTGCATGCAGGCGGAAATATTATTGAACGAAATTTATTACCGGGCGAATTGATTAAAATAGATACCGGTTGTATCGTAGCATTTACCAGTGGAGTTGATTACGATATACAATTTGTTGGAGGAATTAAAAATACCATTTTTGGAGGTGAAGGATTGTTTTTTGCTACACTTCGTGGTCCGGGTAAGGTTTGGATTCAATCTTTACCAATTAGCCGATTGGCAAGCCGAATTATATCCTATGGTAGAGCCGGAGGCCGCAAAGAAGAAGGCAGCATTTTAGGTGGATTAGGAAATCTATTGGACGGTGATGGAGTGTAAGCTAATTAGGCTTTTTTGCTAAACCTTTTTTGCTAAAGGTATTCCAATTAAATAACACAATTGATAGCAACAAAATACTATAAGCTGTAAACTGCGCTGAGTTTGCTTTTTCGTGAAAATAGAAAAAGGCAATACTAAAATTTAACAAGGGATTAATGTATAAAAGTATACCCATTGTTGCGCTGTCGATGCGTTTTAATGCTATTAAATTTAGTAATAGTGGAATTATAGTAAATACGACAGCCAAAATAACTATTAATAAATAAAACGAAATTTCGGTAGGAATTTGGGTTGAGAAAACCGGAAAAAAGGGAAGTAATAAAATTGCAGATGAAAGCATCTGAAAGGTAAGTATTACAAACTTTTTGATATGACTATTTCGCTTTTGAGAAATCAAATAAAAGGCATACGATAAAGCAACTATAAGACTAAAAAGCAGTTCAATAAAGGAAGTTGTTCCCAGCATCACACAACTTACCATACTCAGGGCAACCGCTATCCATTGAATTAATTTTAATTTTTCTTTTAAAATAAGCGAAGCAAGAATGGCTGTAATAATTGGACAAATTAAATAAGCAAAAGAAGCAGCTTTAATACTTATTTGATTCATCACATAGATGTAAAAAAACCAATTTGCGGTTAGCAATATACCTCCCAATACAGTAAGTACAACGGTTTGTTTTTTTTGTTGAGAGCTAAGATTTTTAAATATTCCGGCTTGCTCTTTAAAGTTTTTTGAGCGCAGAGCGAAAGTCACAAGTGAAATAATACCGGCTGAAAAAAATATGCGAAAAAATAAAATATCGGCCGAATTATACAAGTGAAGCGGGTGTAAGCAAAAGCTAATGAAGCCCCAAATAATAAATGATCCAAGTGCTGCAACAAAATAAGGTGTTTTACTATCCATACGCTTGCAAAACTACTAATTTAACTGTGTTCTGTTGATTACTTCTGAAACTTGTTATTCTAGCTTTTCAATAAGCCGGTATCTTTGTAAAAAGCAGCACAATGATTCCTTACTTAAAGAAC encodes:
- a CDS encoding TIGR00266 family protein, producing the protein MKTNHEIDYKILGEEMQSVEIELDPQETVVAESGSFMMMDNEIQMETIFGDGSQSAGGGFMNKLFSAGKRLLTGESLFMTAFTNTGTGKKRAMFAAPYCGKIIAMDLFQLQGKVICQKDAFLCAAKGVSVGIEFQKKLGTGIFGGEGFIMQKLEGDGMAFVHAGGNIIERNLLPGELIKIDTGCIVAFTSGVDYDIQFVGGIKNTIFGGEGLFFATLRGPGKVWIQSLPISRLASRIISYGRAGGRKEEGSILGGLGNLLDGDGV
- a CDS encoding EamA family transporter, with product MDSKTPYFVAALGSFIIWGFISFCLHPLHLYNSADILFFRIFFSAGIISLVTFALRSKNFKEQAGIFKNLSSQQKKQTVVLTVLGGILLTANWFFYIYVMNQISIKAASFAYLICPIITAILASLILKEKLKLIQWIAVALSMVSCVMLGTTSFIELLFSLIVALSYAFYLISQKRNSHIKKFVILTFQMLSSAILLLPFFPVFSTQIPTEISFYLLIVILAVVFTIIPLLLNLIALKRIDSATMGILLYINPLLNFSIAFFYFHEKANSAQFTAYSILLLSIVLFNWNTFSKKGLAKKPN